From a single Sporichthyaceae bacterium genomic region:
- the mftR gene encoding mycofactocin system transcriptional regulator (MftR, the mycofactocin system transcriptional regulator, is an uncharacterized TetR family DNA-binding transcription factor. Its role is inferred by context. It occurs as part of the biosynthesis locus for mycofactocin, a partially characterized electron carrier derived from the terminal Val-Tyr dipeptide of the precursor peptide MftA, through a radical SAM enzyme-mediated process.) — translation MTAETGAARRGRPSGTSARALELTALELFTRQGFDDTTVEQIANAAGVSRRTFFRYFDSKTDVLWHEFDTEVEELRAAFAAADPALPLLDAIRTVVIAVNRYGADDVAELRDRMNLIATVPALQASAAVHYDRWESAVAEYAAARLGQPADSLFPLSLARATLAVCRAAFDRWAVRGDADLTVYLDAALRALAVGFRGVVAEPAATRARGTRRAGARPA, via the coding sequence ATGACAGCGGAGACCGGCGCGGCGAGGCGTGGACGGCCGTCCGGCACCAGCGCCCGCGCCCTCGAGCTCACCGCCCTGGAGCTGTTCACCCGACAGGGCTTCGACGACACCACCGTCGAGCAGATCGCGAATGCGGCCGGGGTCAGCAGGCGGACGTTCTTCCGGTACTTCGACTCCAAGACCGACGTGCTGTGGCACGAGTTCGACACCGAGGTCGAGGAACTGCGCGCGGCGTTCGCGGCGGCCGACCCGGCGCTCCCCCTGCTCGATGCGATCCGGACCGTGGTGATCGCGGTCAACCGCTACGGGGCTGACGACGTAGCCGAACTGCGCGACCGGATGAACCTGATCGCGACCGTCCCGGCACTGCAGGCCAGCGCCGCGGTGCACTACGACCGGTGGGAGTCCGCCGTCGCCGAGTACGCCGCGGCCCGGCTCGGGCAACCGGCGGACTCGCTGTTCCCGCTCAGCCTCGCCCGGGCGACCCTGGCGGTCTGCCGGGCTGCTTTCGACCGCTGGGCGGTGCGCGGCGACGCTGACCTGACCGTCTATCTCGACGCCGCGCTGCGGGCGCTCGCCGTCGGCTTCCGCGGTGTGGTCGCCGAACCCGCCGCGACCCGCGCGCGCGGCACCCGGCGGGCCGGCGCGCGGCCTGCCTGA
- the mftA gene encoding mycofactocin precursor MftA (Mycofactocin is a small molecule electron carrier derived from the final two amino acids, Val-Tyr, of MftA, the mycofactocin precursor. It plays a role in redox homeostasis and the metabolism of alcohols and aldehydes in Actinobacteria, including Mycobacterium tuberculosis.) translates to MLDANPNPEAGAGPADAELSAAQDVVVADLLVEDVSIDGMCGVY, encoded by the coding sequence ATGCTCGACGCCAACCCCAACCCCGAAGCCGGCGCCGGGCCGGCCGATGCAGAACTGTCCGCGGCGCAGGACGTAGTCGTCGCCGACCTGCTCGTCGAGGACGTCTCGATCGACGGCATGTGCGGGGTTTACTGA
- the mftB gene encoding mycofactocin biosynthesis chaperone MftB (MftB, a small protein, is a peptide chaperone that assists the radical SAM enzyme MftC in performing two modifications to the C-terminal Val-Tyr dipeptide of the mycofactocin precursor peptide, MftA. MftB's role is analogous to the role of PqqD in the biosynthesis of PQQ, a cofactor that derives entirely from a Tyr and a Glu in the precursor PqqA.), translated as MRTEVANSKESSDLKDRLLPGAVSDDRRSTNFSLDSAWALHPRVAVRPERFGALLYSFDTRRLSFLKSRQLLEVVSGLAAAPTARQACDGAGVAEADLPDYTRALASLAAGGTIVPRET; from the coding sequence ATGCGCACGGAAGTAGCCAATTCAAAAGAGTCTTCAGACCTGAAAGATCGGCTACTTCCGGGCGCAGTCAGTGACGATCGGCGCAGTACTAATTTCAGTCTGGACTCCGCCTGGGCCTTGCACCCGCGCGTCGCGGTGCGCCCGGAACGCTTCGGGGCCCTGCTCTACAGCTTCGACACCCGTCGGCTCTCGTTCCTGAAGAGCCGTCAGTTGCTCGAGGTGGTCAGCGGTCTGGCCGCGGCCCCCACCGCCCGGCAGGCCTGCGACGGCGCCGGCGTCGCGGAGGCCGACCTGCCCGACTACACACGCGCGTTGGCCTCGCTCGCGGCCGGCGGCACCATCGTCCCGCGGGAGACCTGA
- the mftC gene encoding mycofactocin radical SAM maturase (MftC is a radical SAM/SPASM enzyme that catalyzes the first two steps in biosynthesis of the electron carrier mycofactocin from the terminal Val-Tyr dipeptide of the precursor peptide MftA.), with translation MSVRTAVRPLTEEFALGLDAPICLTWELTYACNLACVHCLSSSGRRDPRELTTAQCMAVVDELEAMQVFYVNIGGGEPTIRPDFFELLDYATAHHVGVKFSTNGVRITPQVARRLAADDYVDVQISLDGVSAEVNDAVRGPGSHATALRAMRNLADAGMANFKISVVMTRHNVAELDGFKRLADEVGAQLRLTRLRPSGRGVDVWDELRMLPGQQRQLYDWLVANGDNVLTGDSFFHLSAYGSALPGLNLCGAGRVVCLIDPVGDVYACPFAIHPEFLAGNVTSPGGFAGVWRNSDLFADLREPQSGGACSSCSAYDSCRGGCMAAKFFTGLPLDGPDPECVQGYGESALADRGVAPRSPVDHSRRGPVPVTIGRRPDRACDTSPVSG, from the coding sequence ATGAGCGTCCGGACCGCCGTGCGGCCGCTGACCGAGGAGTTCGCCCTCGGCCTGGACGCGCCGATCTGCCTGACCTGGGAGCTCACCTACGCCTGCAACTTGGCCTGCGTGCACTGCCTTTCCAGCTCCGGGCGGCGCGACCCCCGCGAGCTGACCACCGCGCAGTGCATGGCGGTGGTCGACGAACTCGAGGCCATGCAGGTCTTCTACGTCAACATCGGCGGCGGCGAACCGACGATCCGGCCGGACTTCTTCGAGCTGCTCGACTACGCCACCGCGCACCACGTCGGGGTGAAGTTCTCCACCAACGGCGTGCGAATCACCCCGCAGGTGGCCCGGCGGCTGGCCGCCGACGACTACGTCGACGTGCAGATCTCCCTCGACGGGGTCAGCGCCGAGGTCAACGACGCCGTCCGGGGCCCGGGATCGCACGCGACCGCGTTGCGGGCGATGCGCAACCTCGCCGACGCGGGCATGGCGAACTTCAAGATCTCGGTGGTGATGACCCGGCACAACGTCGCGGAACTCGACGGGTTCAAGCGGCTGGCCGACGAGGTCGGCGCCCAGCTGCGGTTGACCCGGCTTCGTCCGAGCGGGCGCGGGGTCGACGTCTGGGACGAGCTGCGGATGCTGCCGGGCCAGCAGCGGCAGCTGTACGACTGGCTGGTCGCCAACGGCGACAACGTGCTGACCGGCGACTCGTTCTTCCACCTGTCCGCCTACGGTTCCGCGCTGCCCGGCCTGAACCTGTGCGGCGCCGGTCGGGTGGTCTGCCTGATCGACCCGGTCGGCGACGTCTACGCCTGCCCGTTCGCGATCCACCCGGAGTTCCTGGCCGGCAACGTCACCTCGCCCGGGGGATTCGCCGGGGTGTGGCGGAACTCGGACCTGTTCGCCGATCTGCGCGAACCCCAGTCCGGCGGGGCCTGCAGTTCCTGCTCGGCCTACGACTCCTGCCGCGGCGGTTGCATGGCGGCGAAGTTCTTCACCGGCCTGCCCCTGGACGGGCCGGACCCCGAGTGCGTGCAGGGCTACGGCGAGTCCGCGCTGGCCGATCGGGGCGTCGCGCCCCGCTCGCCGGTCGACCATTCGCGGCGCGGACCGGTCCCGGTCACGATCGGCCGACGGCCCGACCGCGCCTGCGACACCAGTCCGGTGAGCGGCTGA